Sequence from the Natronomonas marina genome:
ACAACGAGTCGACGTCGGACACGATGCCGTACATGGAGATCGAGGAGTCGAAAGTCGACGTCGCCCACGAGGCGACCGTCGGCAAGATCGGTGACGAGGACGTCTTCTACCTCGAATCACGTGGGCTGGACGACGACGACGCAAAGCAGATGATCGTCTCGGGGTTCATCGAGCCGCTCACGGAGGAACTGCCCATCGAGTACGCGGTCGAAATGAACCGGCTCATCGAACTCGAGATGGAGGGATCGCTCGGGTAGTGACCAGGGCGGCTGAACGCTAAACTACTAGAGGATATCTCAATGGCTATCGATCCGAGTTTCGAGACCACCCACGAGGAAGTTGACCGCCACGAGGACCACCGGGTATGGACGACAGATGGCGAGGAACCAAGGGAGGATAAACAGGGCATCCACGGAACCCATGTCGCAGTGGATTTCGACATCTGTATCGCGGATGGGGCCTGTCTGGAGGATTGCCCCGTCGACGTATTCGAGTGGACCGATACCCCTGGCCACCCCGAGTCCGAAATCAAGGCCGACCCCACCTACGAGGACCAGTGCATCGACTGTATGCTCTGTGTCGACGTCTGCCCTGTCGACGCCATCGACGTTGACCCGGGACGTGCTGGGAGGCTCTGACCCCCGAGAGGAGGAGCGCTGACGATGATTCTGACATTACAGTGTTACCGGTGCGGGACCGACTACGAGTACGTTGGCACCTCGCCTCATCCAGGCCAGTGCCAGGCGTGTGGCTCGCCGTGTGTTCCCCCTGCAGGGAGCCTCAGCGTCCTCAACAGCGCTCACTGGGAGAGCGCAAACGGCCTCTCGAAAGTCTGGGTGTATGCGCTCGACGAACGAGATCGCCCGTTCGAATTCGAGGTCGCCGCACAGGGCAACCGTGGAAAGTTAGTGGCACTGCGAGTCGACGGTATATCCGTTGCTCCACAAGTAGACGAGACACTCGAAACGCTTCCTCCGGCAGTGAACACCGAACTCGCTGACGCAGGAATTGAACGAGTAGATCCCAATACACTCAAACAATCGAAGTGATGACAAGCATTCATTTGAGCGACTGGTGACCGGGAATGAGAAACAATACGCCGGCGAATCCGGCTGTCAAGATCGGGAGGCAGAGAGGATAACAACATGAGCTCAGACGTCAGATTCACCGACTTCAAATCCGACAAGCAGCCCACCTGGTGTCCCGGCTGCGGTGATTTCGGGACGATGAACGGGATGATGAAAGCGCTCGCAAACACCAGCAATGACCCGGACAACACGTTCGTCGTCGCCGGTATCGGGTGCTCGGGGAAGATCGGTACCTACATGCACAGCTAGGCGCTCCACGGCGTCCACGGCCGCGCGCTCCCTGTGTTGGAACGAAGCTGGCCAACCCGAACTTGGAGGTCATGGTCGCCGGTGGTGACGGTGACGGGTACTCGATCGGTGCGGGCCACTTCATCCACGCCGTCCGCCGCAACGTCGACATGAGCTACGTCGTCATGGATAACCGCATCTACGGGCTGACGAAAGGCCAAGCCTCGCCGACATCGCGTGAGGACTTCGAGACGTTGACGACGCCCGATGGTCCGAAACAGCCGCCGGTCAACCCACTCGCGCTCGCGCTGGCTGCCGGCGGGACGTTCATTGCTCAGTCGTTCTCGTCGGACGCACAGCGCCACACCGAGATCGTCCAGCAGGCGGTCGAACACGACGGCTTCGGCTTCGTCAACGTCTACTCACCATGTGTCACGTCCAACGACGTGGATACCTACGACTACTTCAGAGACTCCATCGTCGATCTACAAGAAAGCGACCACGACCCCACCGACTACGACGATGCCAAAGATGCCATCCTCGACGCCGACAAGGAGTACCAAGTCATCATTTACCGAGACGAGAACTCCACCCCCTGGGAACAGCGCGAAGGACTCACCGAGAACATGGCCGACATTCCCGACGGCGCCCCGGACGACGCGATGGACCTCGTCGGAGAGTTCTACTGAGCGATCACAGATACTGACATGTCGGTTCACCGTTCGCCCGCTGTCCCAACCGGTGTCGTGTCGAACTATCGTGGATGCGAAGACGCTCTGATCAACATTGCGCCTATTCTGAATCGCGTAGACGACGACACTCCCCGATCCGGGATTGGATGCCTTTCGTATCGATAACACCATGCCAGAATGCAGCACCTGCGGAGAGCACGTTTCGGATCGGTTCATACGAGTGTTTGGCGATGAGTCAGGCGTAGTGTACGCGTGTCCTGCTTGTTCAGCGAATGCTGGCATCGGAGAAGCGACACGCGAGCGGAGCGATCCGGTCTAATTCAATTCAGTAGCTCAGGGGGCGAGAGCGAAACGATATCACTACCGCTGTATTCGTGGCGACTATTTTTTGATCCACCCTCCAGATCAAGGGACCCTGCCCCGCGCTTACTCTTCAAATCCGAAGATCTGGCGCAATTCATCTTCGATCCGATCGACGAATTCAGTGAGAAGGGCATCAAAGGTCTCCTCGTCGCCGGGCAAGGTCTGTTTCCGCTCTTCAATATCGTCAGGTAAGGTGATACGGAATTGTCCATCGCCCTCGTAGACCGGTTCACTCTCGTTGAGCACCTGTCGGTCGATGGCGCGAAGAACC
This genomic interval carries:
- a CDS encoding DUF7563 family protein yields the protein MPECSTCGEHVSDRFIRVFGDESGVVYACPACSANAGIGEATRERSDPV
- a CDS encoding 4Fe-4S dicluster domain-containing protein; the encoded protein is MAIDPSFETTHEEVDRHEDHRVWTTDGEEPREDKQGIHGTHVAVDFDICIADGACLEDCPVDVFEWTDTPGHPESEIKADPTYEDQCIDCMLCVDVCPVDAIDVDPGRAGRL
- a CDS encoding DUF5783 family protein; this encodes MTEFDPEKFEDKYVHYFEELETAYSNAYQQLHGQADSEVLRAIDRQVLNESEPVYEGDGQFRITLPDDIEERKQTLPGDEETFDALLTEFVDRIEDELRQIFGFEE